Proteins encoded in a region of the Chryseobacterium piperi genome:
- a CDS encoding gamma-glutamylcyclotransferase family protein — protein MPYLFSYGTLQKEEVQIETFGRVLSGERDILTEYNLKMLEITDPEVLRKSNQKYHPILEYSGNSEDEVEGILFEVTEEEILKADEYEVDDYKRIETIFKSGKKGFIYAGK, from the coding sequence ATGCCTTATTTATTTTCATACGGAACCTTACAGAAAGAAGAGGTTCAAATCGAAACATTTGGAAGAGTACTTTCAGGTGAAAGAGATATTCTTACAGAATACAATCTTAAAATGCTTGAAATTACTGATCCAGAAGTATTAAGAAAAAGCAACCAGAAATACCATCCGATTTTGGAATATTCAGGAAATAGTGAAGATGAGGTAGAGGGGATTCTTTTTGAAGTGACAGAAGAGGAAATTCTTAAGGCCGACGAATATGAAGTGGATGATTATAAAAGAATTGAAACGATCTTTAAATCTGGAAAGAAGGGATTTATTTACGCAGGTAAATAG
- the dnaN gene encoding DNA polymerase III subunit beta has translation MKFIISSGELQKALQTVSGVISSSQSRPILENYLFELNETQVTITASDGETTLVTSLEVKSDDSGKFAVPAKIFQDFIKTYGEQPLTLSVKDNAEGTGSQLEILDEKDNFAVALDNADDYPELPEFDASQSVTMSAGVLSEALTNTLFATSNDSLRPVMTGVLFQFGENETNFVSTDSHRLVVYKRLDLMNAEPMEFIMPKKPLNIFKNILASSNEDVTIDFNENMAKFTFGKHIWICRLIDGKYPNYTAVIPKENPNVLTINRNLLLGAIKRASIMSNKSTNQVRFKLSANILHLHAEDTEYANKADMQIPCDYNGEDINIGFSSKFLTEMLTILSSDDITMKMSQPNRPGIIEPLDGLEENENILMLSMPVIGL, from the coding sequence ATGAAATTTATTATTTCAAGTGGTGAACTGCAGAAGGCTTTGCAAACTGTAAGTGGCGTAATATCAAGCTCTCAATCGAGACCGATTTTAGAAAACTATCTTTTTGAGTTAAACGAAACTCAAGTTACCATTACAGCATCTGATGGCGAAACAACGCTTGTAACTTCTTTAGAAGTAAAATCTGATGATTCGGGTAAATTTGCTGTTCCTGCTAAAATTTTTCAAGATTTTATCAAGACTTATGGCGAACAACCTCTGACGTTATCAGTAAAAGATAATGCAGAAGGTACCGGAAGTCAGCTGGAGATTTTAGATGAGAAAGATAATTTTGCAGTAGCATTAGATAATGCGGATGATTATCCTGAATTACCGGAATTTGACGCTTCACAAAGTGTAACGATGTCTGCCGGGGTTTTATCTGAGGCTCTTACCAATACTCTTTTTGCAACAAGTAATGATTCACTACGTCCTGTAATGACAGGAGTATTATTCCAGTTTGGAGAAAACGAAACGAACTTTGTTTCTACGGATTCTCACAGATTGGTGGTGTATAAAAGACTGGACCTGATGAATGCTGAACCTATGGAATTCATCATGCCTAAAAAACCATTGAATATTTTCAAAAATATTTTGGCAAGTTCAAATGAAGATGTTACCATCGATTTCAATGAGAACATGGCTAAATTTACTTTTGGTAAACATATCTGGATCTGTAGACTGATCGATGGAAAATATCCTAACTATACAGCGGTAATTCCAAAAGAAAACCCGAATGTATTAACGATCAATAGAAACCTTTTATTAGGAGCTATTAAGAGAGCTTCTATCATGTCTAATAAATCGACTAATCAGGTTAGATTTAAATTATCTGCAAACATTCTTCATCTTCATGCTGAAGATACGGAATATGCTAACAAAGCAGACATGCAGATTCCTTGTGACTATAATGGAGAAGATATCAATATCGGATTTAGTTCTAAATTCTTAACGGAAATGCTAACGATTTTGAGTTCTGATGATATCACTATGAAAATGTCTCAGCCGAACAGACCGGGAATTATTGAACCTCTGGATGGTCTTGAAGAAAACGAAAATAT
- a CDS encoding diacylglycerol kinase family protein, with protein sequence MRKPPIHRSFQNAFRGVFLMVKTERNFQIECLAFLINLFLIFYLQLSGIDTALILLACFGVLSTEILNTAIEKTCDIIQPEFDKRIGFIKDVSAGAVILMSIVSAIVGVLVYWKYIFS encoded by the coding sequence ATGCGTAAACCACCTATTCACAGAAGTTTCCAGAATGCTTTTCGAGGTGTTTTTTTAATGGTAAAAACAGAAAGAAATTTTCAGATCGAATGTCTGGCCTTTCTGATCAATCTTTTTCTCATCTTCTATTTACAGCTCTCAGGAATAGATACCGCTTTAATCCTTCTAGCTTGTTTTGGGGTTTTAAGCACTGAAATTCTCAATACCGCTATTGAAAAGACCTGTGATATCATTCAACCTGAATTTGACAAGAGAATTGGATTTATTAAGGATGTTTCTGCGGGAGCCGTTATCCTCATGAGTATTGTTTCTGCTATTGTTGGGGTTTTGGTTTACTGGAAGTATATTTTCAGCTAG
- a CDS encoding WG repeat-containing protein, translated as MDKILLFLSLMPVLFLSQAKEGLKYFKSKDSLVGIKNQDGKIIIPAQFRVYSFLKDGEPVKEETIYFDGSKPNEVSEKNAWGYVYDRKGNFLYRPFFYDNGADYFAEGVRRFVKDGKIGFVDRNGKTIIEAKHDFVSPFNYGYAAFCDGCDWEKTDDEHKAIVGGTWGIINFKGEIVQPLQKQSEKEVEINGKYYPSPFQYSEKEKTILQFFQKYKKQLSDVYYVNHYNRLSENEKKVFFEIVERPKENFPYFQIDTYDNKKMNSGSSRFHFIVSEDGNHVYASDYDVEKMPFEKWLKKQTKEAEKFQKEHPDNPNKLSK; from the coding sequence ATGGATAAGATACTTTTATTTCTTTCATTAATGCCGGTGCTTTTCCTTTCACAGGCGAAAGAAGGTTTAAAGTATTTTAAATCTAAGGATTCTTTGGTAGGAATAAAAAATCAGGATGGGAAAATAATTATTCCCGCACAATTCAGGGTATATTCATTTCTTAAAGATGGTGAGCCGGTAAAAGAAGAGACGATCTATTTTGATGGTTCCAAACCTAATGAAGTCAGTGAGAAAAATGCTTGGGGATATGTGTATGACAGAAAGGGGAATTTTTTATACAGGCCTTTCTTTTATGATAATGGAGCCGATTATTTTGCAGAAGGCGTAAGAAGGTTTGTTAAAGATGGGAAAATAGGTTTTGTCGATAGAAACGGAAAAACAATTATTGAAGCAAAACATGATTTTGTTTCCCCATTCAATTACGGATATGCTGCATTTTGTGATGGCTGTGACTGGGAGAAAACAGATGATGAGCATAAAGCAATCGTTGGCGGAACCTGGGGTATCATAAATTTCAAAGGAGAAATAGTACAACCGCTACAGAAACAATCTGAAAAAGAAGTGGAAATTAATGGAAAATATTATCCATCTCCTTTTCAATACAGTGAAAAAGAAAAGACTATTCTTCAATTTTTTCAAAAGTATAAAAAGCAGCTTTCTGATGTCTATTATGTTAACCATTACAATCGGTTATCTGAAAACGAAAAGAAAGTATTTTTTGAAATTGTTGAACGTCCCAAGGAAAATTTTCCTTACTTTCAGATTGACACCTATGATAACAAAAAAATGAATTCAGGATCATCACGTTTTCATTTCATAGTTTCGGAAGATGGTAACCATGTTTATGCTTCCGATTATGATGTTGAAAAGATGCCTTTTGAGAAGTGGCTGAAGAAGCAGACAAAAGAAGCAGAGAAATTTCAAAAAGAGCATCCTGATAATCCCAATAAATTAAGTAAATAA
- a CDS encoding SGNH/GDSL hydrolase family protein produces the protein MKKMIYGLFFGDSITYGEYDGVFGGWVDILKRYALQKFHEGSNEVIVYNLGIGGETTDGLIKRIPHELNARNSAEGNFVFMAYGANDLAIKNGSRMVTPEEFKANIQAAIQQAKQFTDDIYLVSILPFSKNVDGVQVASGKLRTNDEVLVYNKILQDIAEEDSFTYIDFYTAFLEDKEILLSQDGVHPNEKGYGMMAELAIPIIEKYL, from the coding sequence ATGAAGAAAATGATCTATGGACTGTTCTTTGGGGACAGCATCACTTATGGAGAATACGATGGTGTATTTGGGGGCTGGGTCGATATTTTAAAAAGATATGCGTTACAGAAATTTCACGAAGGAAGTAATGAAGTCATTGTCTATAATTTAGGAATTGGTGGCGAGACTACCGATGGTCTGATAAAAAGAATTCCACATGAATTAAACGCCCGAAACTCAGCAGAAGGAAACTTTGTTTTTATGGCATACGGAGCTAATGATCTTGCGATAAAAAATGGAAGTCGAATGGTAACTCCTGAAGAGTTTAAGGCTAATATTCAAGCAGCAATTCAGCAGGCAAAACAATTTACGGATGATATTTATCTGGTAAGTATTCTGCCATTTTCTAAAAATGTAGATGGAGTTCAGGTAGCTTCCGGAAAGCTTAGAACCAATGATGAGGTTTTGGTCTATAATAAAATTCTCCAGGATATTGCGGAAGAAGACTCATTCACCTATATCGATTTCTATACTGCATTTTTAGAAGATAAAGAAATTTTGCTGTCTCAGGATGGCGTTCATCCCAACGAAAAAGGCTATGGGATGATGGCCGAATTAGCGATTCCAATCATTGAAAAATACTTATAA
- a CDS encoding ribonuclease inhibitor, with amino-acid sequence MESNTSNKIDKKMIVINGDHFSDLPGFYEEASKVFMKDVDWKVGTLDGFNDILYGGFGVFESNDEIEFTWKESEKSRHDLGLETTREFYQRKIKQGKPFNVELIQQNLDELIAGEGQTLFDILIEIIESHENINLILD; translated from the coding sequence ATGGAGTCGAATACTTCAAATAAAATTGATAAGAAAATGATCGTCATTAATGGCGATCATTTTTCTGATCTGCCAGGATTTTATGAAGAAGCATCTAAGGTCTTCATGAAAGATGTGGATTGGAAAGTAGGAACATTAGATGGTTTTAATGATATCCTTTATGGAGGTTTTGGTGTTTTTGAAAGTAATGATGAGATTGAATTCACCTGGAAAGAATCTGAAAAGTCAAGACATGATTTAGGATTAGAAACAACCCGCGAATTTTACCAAAGAAAAATCAAACAAGGAAAACCTTTTAATGTTGAACTGATTCAGCAAAATCTGGATGAGCTTATTGCCGGAGAAGGACAAACATTATTCGATATCCTAATAGAAATTATTGAATCACACGAAAATATTAATCTTATTTTAGATTAA
- a CDS encoding phosphoribosylformylglycinamidine synthase, whose product MSNNKRIFVEKRGIFDVESPKIFDEVKAVAPSVKNVKVYNVYDIFRLNDGEFEKVVNSTFVDPVTDILHTENPAETIHFAMEFLPGQYDQRADSAEQCIALLTENEKSKVRSGKLIEFEGVSEADLAKIKDLLINKVESQEKDLSVLDIPADEVPSKVLIHENFISFNDAELEDFYNQHGFALGLDDLKFIQEYFKTEQRNPTETELKVLDTYWSDHCRHTTFETELSDIQFEGDFKHTLETIFNDYIEKRKFLGRELKPISLMDLATVCGRYFHKTGNLENLVVSDEINACTIQIEAEYDGKKEPWYLLFKNETHNHPTEIEPFGGASTCLGGAIRDPLSGRSFVFQAMRLTGAADVLEPVDQTLPGKLPQKTITKQAANGYSSYGNQIGLATTMVSEIYDEGYKAKRMEVGFVTGAVPVDWVRREKPANGDSVIILGGSTGRDGVGGASGSSKVQDENSIHTMSTEVQKGNAVEERKIQRLFRKPEVTKLIKKSNDFGAGGVSVAIGEIADSLEINLDVLPLKYEGLNGTELAISESQERMAVVVDPKDKEQFIKYCEAENIVAVEVAKVTDSGRMQMFWKGDKIVDLSRAFLDTNGCAKSQEVKITHLKEVKLDHKPFSEEELLKVLADKNVASQKGLLEMFDASIGATTVAMPVGGKYQQTLMEGSAQTLPILGAKNIETVSFASWGFDAEISKQNSLLGASYAVVESVAKIVAMGGDYKNIRLSFQEYFEKLGQNPEKWGKPLASLLGAYDAQINLGLAAIGGKDSMSGTYQDLNVPPTLISFACADGQKKNVISPEFKAVGNKLYFYNHISQESGLPDYNSLKTVYDFIFENIKSGKIVSVKTVKDGGVAVALAKMSFGNRLGAEINVKENTLLAKNIGSLIIEAKEELSSTVLQLIGEVKDSGMLKINNLESPISNLESAYTKTFENLFPTVEKEKITVELDEKLNSTTPRNIIIKKHGIAQPRVFAPLFPGTNCEYETLNAFQKEGAVVNSLPLININHQLLDESIDAWVEEIKKSQILAFSGGFSAGDEPDGSAKFIVNVLKNEKMKQAVHDLLDRDGMIIGICNGFQALIKSGLLPYGQIKDLDENSPTLAHNAIRRHISQMVTVKVVNDESPWLKGMKGQTFTIPISHGEGRFMASEAEIEKLYKNGQIATQYIDFEGNIAHGMPFNPNNSLFGIEGVTSPCGKIFGRMGHPERFAEGLMKNIPTANYHNIFKNGVEYFK is encoded by the coding sequence ATGTCTAATAACAAAAGAATTTTCGTAGAAAAAAGAGGAATTTTCGATGTAGAAAGTCCAAAAATTTTTGATGAAGTAAAAGCAGTTGCTCCGTCAGTCAAAAATGTGAAAGTATACAATGTATATGATATTTTCAGATTGAATGATGGGGAATTCGAGAAAGTGGTCAATAGCACATTCGTGGATCCGGTTACTGATATTTTACACACAGAAAATCCGGCAGAAACCATTCATTTTGCAATGGAGTTTTTACCCGGACAGTATGATCAGCGTGCTGACTCTGCAGAACAATGTATTGCTTTGCTGACTGAAAATGAAAAGTCTAAAGTGAGAAGTGGAAAGCTGATTGAGTTTGAAGGTGTCTCTGAAGCTGATTTGGCTAAAATCAAAGACCTTCTGATCAATAAAGTAGAGTCTCAGGAGAAAGACTTGTCTGTATTAGATATCCCAGCAGATGAAGTTCCTTCGAAAGTTTTAATCCACGAAAATTTCATCAGTTTTAATGATGCTGAACTGGAAGATTTTTACAATCAGCATGGGTTTGCATTAGGTCTTGATGATTTAAAATTCATTCAGGAATATTTTAAAACCGAGCAGAGAAATCCAACGGAAACCGAGCTGAAAGTTTTAGATACATACTGGAGTGACCATTGTCGTCACACGACTTTTGAAACAGAATTATCAGATATTCAGTTTGAAGGAGATTTCAAACACACATTAGAAACCATTTTCAACGATTACATTGAAAAAAGAAAATTCTTAGGCCGTGAATTGAAGCCGATCTCTCTTATGGATCTGGCAACCGTTTGTGGCAGATATTTCCATAAAACAGGGAATCTGGAAAATTTAGTAGTTTCTGACGAGATCAATGCATGTACCATCCAGATCGAAGCTGAATACGACGGCAAGAAAGAACCGTGGTATTTGTTATTTAAAAATGAAACCCACAATCACCCGACAGAAATTGAACCATTCGGTGGTGCGTCAACATGTCTGGGAGGAGCAATCAGAGATCCGTTATCAGGAAGATCTTTTGTATTCCAGGCGATGAGGTTAACGGGTGCAGCAGATGTACTTGAGCCGGTAGATCAGACTTTACCAGGTAAATTACCTCAGAAAACGATTACAAAACAAGCCGCAAACGGATATTCTTCTTATGGAAACCAGATTGGTTTAGCTACTACTATGGTTTCTGAAATATATGACGAAGGATACAAGGCAAAAAGAATGGAAGTTGGTTTTGTGACTGGTGCCGTACCGGTAGATTGGGTAAGACGTGAAAAGCCTGCTAACGGCGATTCTGTTATTATCTTAGGTGGATCAACGGGAAGAGATGGTGTAGGAGGTGCAAGCGGAAGTTCTAAGGTACAGGATGAAAATAGTATCCATACCATGTCTACTGAAGTTCAGAAAGGAAATGCTGTTGAAGAACGTAAGATTCAGAGATTATTTAGAAAACCGGAAGTAACAAAACTGATTAAAAAATCAAATGACTTTGGTGCCGGAGGTGTTTCTGTAGCAATCGGAGAAATTGCAGATTCCTTAGAAATCAATTTAGACGTATTACCTTTAAAATACGAAGGACTTAACGGAACAGAGCTTGCTATTTCTGAATCTCAGGAAAGAATGGCGGTTGTTGTTGATCCAAAAGATAAAGAACAATTCATTAAGTATTGTGAAGCTGAAAATATTGTTGCTGTAGAAGTGGCAAAGGTTACAGATTCAGGAAGAATGCAGATGTTCTGGAAAGGAGATAAGATTGTTGATCTTTCAAGAGCATTTTTGGACACCAATGGATGTGCAAAAAGCCAGGAAGTGAAAATCACTCACCTTAAAGAAGTAAAACTTGATCATAAACCTTTCTCTGAAGAAGAATTATTAAAAGTTTTAGCAGATAAAAATGTAGCTTCTCAAAAAGGATTGTTAGAAATGTTTGATGCCTCGATTGGTGCAACAACAGTTGCAATGCCGGTTGGAGGTAAATATCAGCAGACTTTAATGGAAGGAAGTGCACAGACACTACCTATCCTGGGAGCTAAGAATATAGAAACAGTTTCTTTTGCAAGCTGGGGATTTGATGCTGAAATCTCGAAACAAAACTCATTACTGGGAGCATCTTATGCAGTAGTAGAAAGTGTTGCTAAGATCGTTGCTATGGGTGGCGATTACAAAAATATAAGATTAAGTTTCCAGGAATACTTTGAGAAATTAGGACAAAATCCTGAAAAATGGGGTAAGCCTTTAGCCTCCCTTTTAGGAGCTTATGATGCTCAAATTAATCTTGGATTAGCAGCAATTGGTGGTAAAGATTCAATGAGTGGGACGTATCAGGATCTGAATGTACCCCCAACATTGATCTCTTTTGCATGTGCTGATGGACAAAAGAAAAATGTGATCTCTCCAGAATTTAAAGCAGTAGGAAATAAATTGTATTTCTATAACCACATTTCCCAGGAAAGTGGTCTTCCGGATTACAACAGTTTAAAAACGGTTTATGATTTTATTTTTGAAAATATTAAATCGGGTAAAATTGTTTCTGTAAAAACGGTTAAAGACGGAGGTGTTGCTGTAGCTTTAGCAAAAATGAGTTTTGGAAACAGACTCGGAGCTGAGATCAATGTTAAGGAAAATACTTTATTAGCTAAGAATATCGGTAGTCTGATCATTGAGGCAAAAGAAGAATTAAGCTCAACAGTTCTTCAGCTAATTGGAGAAGTAAAAGATTCAGGGATGTTGAAAATAAATAACCTTGAATCTCCAATCTCGAACCTCGAATCTGCTTATACCAAAACCTTCGAAAATCTTTTTCCAACTGTTGAAAAGGAAAAGATTACTGTTGAATTAGATGAAAAATTAAATTCAACAACTCCAAGAAATATTATCATTAAAAAACATGGAATCGCTCAGCCAAGAGTTTTTGCTCCTTTGTTCCCAGGGACGAACTGTGAGTATGAAACACTGAATGCATTCCAGAAAGAAGGAGCTGTGGTAAACAGCTTACCTTTGATAAATATCAATCACCAATTGCTTGATGAAAGCATCGATGCATGGGTGGAAGAGATTAAGAAGTCTCAGATCTTAGCATTCTCAGGAGGATTCTCAGCAGGAGATGAGCCGGATGGCTCTGCTAAATTCATTGTGAATGTTCTGAAAAACGAAAAAATGAAACAGGCTGTTCATGATCTATTGGACAGAGATGGAATGATCATTGGAATTTGTAATGGTTTCCAGGCATTGATCAAATCAGGTCTATTGCCTTACGGACAAATTAAAGATCTTGATGAAAACTCTCCAACACTTGCTCACAACGCAATCAGAAGACACATTTCTCAAATGGTTACCGTAAAAGTAGTGAATGACGAAAGTCCATGGTTAAAGGGAATGAAAGGCCAAACCTTTACCATTCCTATTTCTCACGGTGAAGGTCGCTTTATGGCTTCTGAAGCAGAGATTGAAAAGCTTTATAAAAATGGACAGATTGCTACCCAATACATAGATTTTGAAGGAAATATTGCCCACGGGATGCCGTTCAATCCTAACAATTCATTATTCGGAATTGAAGGGGTGACCAGCCCATGTGGTAAGATTTTTGGTAGAATGGGACACCCTGAACGTTTTGCTGAAGGTCTCATGAAAAATATTCCAACAGCGAATTACCATAATATCTTTAAAAATGGAGTCGAATACTTCAAATAA